One window from the genome of Candidatus Zymogenus saltonus encodes:
- a CDS encoding FAD-binding oxidoreductase codes for MESLNNKQRSFLEDKFRDRVCFDKTEMKLYGHDIGAMPNMIKPIIGNTVPNAVVQPNTEEELVELVRWAKENRIPLTPRAKASSGYGGAIPVNNGVVVDFFRLNRVLDIDKKNKTVRVQAGTVWEKVDAALKREDLTVKLYPSSYPGSTVGGWLAQGGTGIGSFESGWFRDNVVGARVVMSDGEVKEMKGKDLDMVSDAEGITGLIVDLTMKVMDNEELDVVAIGCPNPKDTQRLIEMMIEEKLPIWSLVFINPRMAELKNRAPLMLMHGHPVEERVLLPASYILTVAYRKKNAGLVMEKLSEIVKPCEAEILSERIADHEWENRFKLMVVKRLGPSLIPTEVVIPLSALGDVMEEIERKVNQPIVKEGVIIKESRDGRPEVVILGFIPGDQRKFSFNFVYSLAMTVIKIAERHGGRAYSTGLYFAKKAPQILGKKRLKRLKKFKKGSDPKGIFNPKKVIKNGFIGTFMKVAGLFEPFARPFGNHIITKVGELPTMPVRDIPPDVAWYAYSCSQCGYCVEECDQFYGRGWESQSPRGKWYWLREYMEGREDWDQSMVDTFIVCTTCELCNFRCSAALPIEASWMKLRGRLIQEEKKMTFPPFEMMAAALKKEGDIWAGYRKDRSNWFPKELVKKHGPGVKSKNVYFAGCTASYVENDIGMASVTLLDEAGVDFTFLGNKESCCGTPMLVAGKWDVFADIMRSNIKAVKASGADTVISSCPACDMMWRHTYPEWAKKLGIDYDITAKHYSEVVTERIKEGKFLFPKNGKKKATVTWHDSCHIGRVSGVYEPPRELIRAIPNTKLVEMRHNRQEGHCCGSVLTLIKEPPVAADIGKERLDEAVEAGAEKVLALCPCCEFQLRVSADKKEIPVEVIDLARYASEALGYDFPDPNLEVKRQWAVFEAMIDLMTPQGFAELMGTMWPELINAMPLKMGPMMRIMGKIPGALSLMKPIFPILFPLLLPMMMPKVMNTMLSRVAEKIPMPDYMAEQMPDMMPKVMDNLMPHMIGDVVPLVTQPMIDYLRGKEG; via the coding sequence ATGGAAAGTTTAAATAATAAACAGCGCTCGTTCCTTGAAGATAAATTCAGGGATCGGGTCTGTTTCGATAAAACGGAGATGAAGCTCTACGGCCATGATATCGGAGCGATGCCGAACATGATAAAGCCGATCATCGGAAACACCGTCCCCAATGCCGTAGTCCAGCCGAACACGGAGGAGGAGCTCGTTGAGCTTGTGCGCTGGGCAAAAGAGAACAGGATCCCCTTGACGCCCAGGGCTAAGGCGTCCTCCGGCTACGGCGGGGCGATACCGGTGAATAACGGGGTGGTGGTCGATTTCTTCCGCCTGAATCGCGTCCTCGACATAGACAAGAAGAACAAGACCGTCAGAGTCCAGGCGGGCACGGTCTGGGAGAAGGTCGACGCCGCCCTTAAGAGAGAGGACCTGACCGTCAAGCTCTACCCCTCAAGTTACCCCGGCTCCACCGTGGGCGGGTGGCTGGCTCAGGGGGGGACGGGGATCGGCTCCTTCGAGTCCGGCTGGTTTAGGGACAACGTGGTGGGCGCCCGCGTTGTCATGTCCGACGGGGAGGTTAAAGAGATGAAGGGGAAAGACCTCGACATGGTCTCGGATGCCGAGGGGATCACCGGCTTGATCGTCGACCTTACCATGAAGGTAATGGATAACGAGGAGCTTGACGTGGTGGCGATCGGCTGCCCGAATCCTAAAGATACCCAGAGGCTCATCGAGATGATGATCGAGGAAAAGCTTCCCATCTGGTCGCTGGTGTTCATCAATCCGAGGATGGCGGAGCTGAAAAACAGGGCGCCCCTCATGCTCATGCACGGCCACCCCGTTGAGGAGCGCGTCCTCCTTCCAGCCTCCTACATCCTTACCGTTGCCTATCGGAAGAAGAACGCCGGCCTGGTGATGGAGAAGCTCAGTGAGATCGTAAAGCCCTGCGAGGCGGAGATATTGAGCGAAAGAATCGCGGACCACGAGTGGGAGAACAGGTTCAAGCTGATGGTGGTAAAGCGCCTGGGGCCGAGCCTCATCCCCACCGAGGTGGTCATACCCCTGTCTGCGCTTGGCGACGTCATGGAGGAGATCGAGCGAAAGGTCAATCAGCCGATCGTCAAGGAGGGCGTGATAATAAAAGAAAGCAGGGACGGCAGGCCGGAGGTGGTCATCCTGGGCTTTATCCCGGGCGACCAGAGGAAGTTCAGCTTCAACTTCGTCTACAGCCTCGCCATGACCGTCATCAAGATCGCGGAGAGGCACGGCGGGAGGGCATACAGCACCGGCCTATATTTTGCCAAGAAGGCCCCCCAGATACTTGGCAAGAAGAGGCTCAAGAGGCTCAAAAAATTCAAGAAGGGCTCGGATCCGAAGGGGATATTCAATCCGAAGAAGGTGATAAAAAACGGCTTTATCGGGACCTTTATGAAGGTCGCCGGCCTCTTCGAGCCTTTTGCGAGACCCTTCGGGAACCACATCATAACAAAGGTCGGGGAGCTGCCGACTATGCCTGTCAGGGATATCCCCCCCGACGTCGCCTGGTACGCCTACAGCTGCTCCCAGTGCGGCTATTGCGTGGAGGAGTGCGACCAGTTCTACGGCCGGGGGTGGGAGAGCCAGTCCCCCCGCGGGAAGTGGTACTGGCTGAGGGAGTACATGGAGGGGAGGGAGGATTGGGATCAGTCGATGGTGGACACGTTTATTGTCTGCACCACCTGCGAGCTCTGCAACTTCCGCTGCTCGGCGGCGCTTCCCATCGAGGCCTCCTGGATGAAGCTGAGGGGAAGGCTGATCCAGGAGGAGAAGAAGATGACCTTTCCCCCCTTCGAGATGATGGCGGCGGCCCTCAAGAAAGAGGGGGACATCTGGGCGGGATACAGGAAGGACCGCTCCAACTGGTTCCCGAAGGAGCTTGTTAAAAAGCACGGTCCCGGGGTAAAGTCGAAGAACGTCTATTTTGCAGGGTGCACCGCAAGCTACGTAGAGAACGACATCGGGATGGCCTCGGTGACGCTTCTGGACGAGGCGGGGGTGGACTTCACGTTTCTGGGGAACAAGGAGAGCTGCTGCGGAACGCCGATGCTTGTTGCCGGGAAATGGGACGTCTTTGCGGACATAATGAGGAGCAACATCAAGGCGGTGAAGGCCTCGGGCGCCGACACGGTGATCTCGTCGTGCCCCGCCTGCGACATGATGTGGCGCCACACGTATCCGGAGTGGGCGAAGAAGCTCGGGATAGACTACGACATCACCGCAAAGCACTACAGCGAGGTCGTTACCGAAAGGATAAAGGAGGGGAAGTTCTTGTTTCCGAAAAACGGGAAGAAAAAGGCGACCGTAACCTGGCACGACTCCTGCCACATCGGCCGGGTCTCCGGCGTCTACGAGCCGCCGAGGGAGTTGATCAGGGCTATCCCGAACACGAAGCTCGTGGAGATGCGCCACAACAGGCAGGAGGGGCACTGCTGCGGAAGCGTCCTTACCCTCATAAAGGAACCGCCGGTGGCAGCAGACATAGGCAAGGAGAGGCTGGACGAGGCGGTGGAGGCGGGGGCCGAAAAAGTCCTGGCCCTATGCCCCTGCTGCGAGTTTCAGCTTCGGGTCTCGGCGGACAAGAAGGAGATTCCGGTCGAGGTTATCGACCTTGCCCGCTACGCCTCGGAGGCGTTGGGGTACGACTTTCCCGACCCGAACCTGGAGGTCAAGAGGCAGTGGGCCGTCTTTGAGGCGATGATAGACCTCATGACGCCTCAGGGATTTGCCGAGCTTATGGGCACGATGTGGCCGGAGCTGATCAACGCCATGCCGCTTAAGATGGGACCGATGATGAGAATCATGGGGAAGATCCCGGGGGCATTGAGTCTGATGAAGCCGATCTTCCCGATCCTCTTTCCGCTGCTCCTTCCGATGATGATGCCGAAGGTGATGAATACGATGCTATCCCGGGTGGCGGAGAAGATCCCCATGCCGGACTACATGGCCGAGCAGATGCCGGACATGATGCCGAAGGTGATGGATAACCTCATGCCCCACATGATAGGGGACGTGGTGCCCCTCGTTACGCAGCCGATGATCGACTACCTCAGGGGGAAAGAGGGATAA
- a CDS encoding N-acetyltransferase yields MIRKAHVKDAQEIRALIEPYGKSGVMLPVSLSEIYDRLRSFFVYMDNADGNEEIAGTASLNVTWEDLAEIRSFAVREGKKRNGIGKMLVEACLEDAEGLGIGRVFVLTYIPEYFERFGFTIVDKSTLPHKVWSHCIKCVNFPDCGEVAMIKKL; encoded by the coding sequence ATGATCAGAAAGGCCCATGTAAAGGATGCGCAAGAGATCAGGGCGTTGATAGAGCCCTACGGCAAGTCCGGGGTGATGCTCCCCGTTTCACTGTCGGAGATTTACGACAGGCTTCGTTCGTTCTTCGTCTATATGGACAACGCCGACGGAAATGAAGAGATAGCGGGCACGGCGTCTCTCAACGTCACGTGGGAGGACCTTGCGGAGATACGCTCCTTCGCGGTAAGAGAGGGGAAGAAGAGGAACGGAATAGGGAAGATGCTGGTAGAGGCGTGTCTGGAGGACGCCGAAGGCCTCGGAATAGGGCGGGTGTTCGTTCTTACGTACATCCCGGAATATTTCGAGAGATTCGGATTTACGATAGTCGACAAGTCGACTCTGCCCCACAAGGTCTGGTCCCACTGCATCAAGTGTGTGAACTTTCCAGACTGCGGGGAAGTGGCGATGATAAAGAAATTATGA
- a CDS encoding tetratricopeptide repeat protein translates to MKKGVLLFVSLCFLFQAAFSYAETAEEWKNKGKKHLDAMEFAEAHECFNKALEIDPNNIMSLFYRGTLLLTAGEFDKSISDFDKVLSLDSGLAPAYYFRGLAYAQKKDYTKAIEDFSSSIKMDPNVARVYYYRAVGYMKIGDNGKALTDLNDAIKNKPDFGHAYYARAKVYYDMGNKEKSAEDLITACELGIADACKRLKTK, encoded by the coding sequence ATGAAAAAGGGAGTTTTGCTTTTTGTATCGTTATGTTTTCTGTTTCAGGCCGCGTTTTCGTACGCAGAGACAGCCGAAGAGTGGAAGAATAAGGGTAAGAAACATTTGGACGCCATGGAGTTCGCCGAGGCACACGAGTGCTTCAACAAGGCGTTGGAGATAGATCCGAATAATATCATGTCCCTCTTTTATCGGGGGACGCTTCTCTTGACCGCGGGCGAGTTCGATAAATCGATATCGGACTTCGACAAGGTACTCTCCCTCGACTCCGGCCTCGCCCCGGCCTACTATTTCAGGGGGCTGGCGTACGCCCAGAAGAAGGATTACACAAAGGCGATCGAGGATTTTTCGAGCTCCATAAAGATGGACCCGAACGTAGCCAGGGTTTACTATTACAGGGCGGTCGGGTACATGAAGATAGGCGACAACGGCAAGGCGCTGACAGACCTTAACGATGCGATAAAGAACAAGCCCGATTTCGGCCACGCATACTACGCCAGGGCCAAGGTGTATTACGATATGGGCAACAAGGAAAAGTCCGCCGAAGATCTCATAACAGCCTGTGAGCTCGGCATTGCGGATGCCTGCAAGAGGCTTAAGACCAAGTAG
- the recN gene encoding DNA repair protein RecN: protein MLVELTIKDFAIIDQLTVTFSNGLNILSGETGAGKSIIINAVNLILGDRAQSDLIRTGSEEAVVEALFTLPEKNPIYDFLSKRGIEGGGNELVIKRVISKAGKNRIFINGSLSTITTLSEVGEELINISGQHEHQTLLRPERHLDVIDEYGRLMPLRMEVAQSVGRLKKLIEELDSIKFDEREKARKEEFLRFQIKEIEEAKLVSGEEEGLKSERVILANAEKLYKRAEEARGSLYAIEGSAQELVGSALANLKEIANIDGEISPLVESLSGALYIIEDAAKELSAYSSKISFDPKRLEEVEERLRLISSLKKKYAPSPDASTADIIAFGERAKEELTGIEKSEERMEELEKKIEAERERAFSLSNSLSEMRGRVSKIFSSKIVDEVKSLGMGGTTFTVAIERDRATGDDKLSAGGYVITGKGIDRLQFLISPNIGEEPRPLARVASGGELSRILLSMKKTLAETQVIPTLIFDEVDSGIGGGIAQVVGRKLREVSFHQQVICITHLPQIAGFADTHYSVVKETRLNRTITKVERLSQDERVMEIARMLGGETITETTLRHAKEMIKSALDAGKGRHN, encoded by the coding sequence ATGCTTGTCGAGCTTACCATAAAGGACTTCGCCATTATTGACCAGCTTACCGTCACGTTCTCGAATGGGTTGAACATCCTGAGCGGAGAGACGGGGGCGGGAAAGTCGATCATCATAAACGCCGTGAACCTGATTTTGGGCGACAGGGCACAGAGCGACCTCATAAGGACCGGCTCCGAGGAGGCGGTGGTCGAGGCGCTGTTCACCCTCCCGGAAAAGAACCCCATTTACGACTTCCTGTCCAAGAGGGGGATAGAGGGGGGCGGAAATGAGCTTGTGATAAAAAGGGTCATCTCCAAGGCGGGGAAGAACAGGATTTTCATAAACGGCTCCCTCTCGACGATTACCACCCTCTCGGAGGTGGGAGAGGAGCTTATAAACATCTCCGGGCAGCACGAACACCAGACCCTCCTGAGGCCGGAGCGGCACCTGGACGTCATCGACGAGTACGGAAGGCTGATGCCGTTGAGAATGGAGGTCGCCCAATCGGTGGGGAGGCTCAAAAAACTGATCGAGGAGCTTGACTCGATCAAGTTTGACGAGCGGGAGAAGGCGAGGAAGGAGGAATTCTTAAGGTTTCAGATAAAGGAGATAGAGGAGGCGAAGCTCGTAAGCGGGGAGGAGGAGGGGCTTAAGTCGGAGAGGGTAATTCTTGCAAACGCGGAAAAGCTCTACAAAAGGGCCGAGGAGGCGAGGGGAAGCCTCTATGCCATAGAGGGATCGGCCCAGGAGCTTGTGGGGTCGGCCCTTGCGAACCTGAAGGAGATCGCCAACATCGACGGCGAGATCTCCCCCCTCGTGGAATCGCTGAGCGGCGCCCTATACATCATTGAGGACGCCGCAAAGGAGCTTTCCGCCTATTCATCCAAGATCTCTTTCGATCCCAAGAGGCTCGAAGAGGTCGAGGAGAGGCTGAGGCTCATCTCCTCCCTCAAGAAGAAGTACGCCCCCTCGCCGGATGCGTCGACGGCCGACATCATAGCCTTCGGGGAGAGGGCGAAAGAGGAGCTTACCGGAATCGAGAAGAGCGAGGAGAGGATGGAAGAGCTCGAAAAGAAGATCGAGGCGGAGCGGGAAAGGGCGTTTTCCCTCTCCAACTCCCTTTCCGAGATGAGAGGCCGGGTCTCCAAAATCTTTTCCAGCAAGATCGTCGACGAGGTGAAATCCCTCGGGATGGGCGGGACGACCTTTACCGTCGCAATCGAAAGGGACAGGGCGACCGGCGACGACAAGCTCTCGGCCGGAGGATATGTCATTACCGGAAAGGGGATAGACCGTCTCCAGTTTCTCATCTCCCCGAACATCGGCGAGGAGCCAAGGCCCTTGGCAAGGGTAGCCTCCGGGGGGGAGCTGTCGAGAATACTCCTCTCCATGAAGAAGACCCTTGCCGAGACACAGGTCATCCCGACCCTGATCTTCGATGAGGTCGACTCCGGCATAGGCGGGGGAATCGCCCAGGTGGTGGGGAGAAAGCTCAGGGAGGTGAGCTTCCACCAGCAGGTGATCTGCATAACCCACCTCCCGCAGATCGCCGGCTTTGCCGACACCCACTACTCGGTCGTAAAGGAGACAAGGCTAAACAGGACGATAACAAAGGTCGAGCGCCTCTCCCAGGACGAGAGGGTCATGGAGATAGCCCGGATGCTGGGCGGGGAGACGATAACCGAGACGACGCTGAGGCACGCAAAGGAGATGATTAAGTCCGCTCTCGACGCGGGTAAGGGGAGACACAATTAG
- a CDS encoding penicillin acylase family protein, translating into MRFLKWTLAIILILLLGTVGVFFGYLKSTVADYNGEIKVKGLKEKVEIIRDSYGVPHIFAENNEDAYFAIGYATAQDRLFQMEIIRAAGKGRLSEIFGKDMVKADILYRTVFSPCDVKKVYEDMSPEPKAVLEAYVKGINHYIENMEEPLPFEFLLLNHKPGPWKPEDVISITVFNSWFFSSSFKRDLMYATFIDHVGDEMASEIFPPNREYELDYYNPSKTALYDKEGGIYENSPALAGGYDDDTSLKLLNVMGEAETKLTEIGLSPITEACNNFGISGEKSKTGMPILAHDCHIPKSIPSMFYECHMVTPTTNISGQVSVGLPVFWSGQIETAGWVYTGAFVDELDFYIERVNPENRDQYLYKGKWEDMEIKKEIIKVKGGKDVELNVRLTVHGPVVDDIIADAVKGVVSKDELLSMRWAGTDITNQFEVAYLVTEKMNDVDSFIKGFGDWGFPAAHMIVGDSNGDLGYILGAGIPIRMGFSGSLPMPGWTGEYEWQGYVSPDKKPIVKNPKKGFINSSNSRYPVPVDYPFELGNVCSSHYRALRVNEIIEETISEKGGFGMEDINKVYGDVYVVMGRDFVPLIIESLKGKELTDNEKRALEELSSWDYMSDKGEIAPAIFQATLVHMVKNSFSNRLGDDLYNEFIKVNSNVFKGLGNIMKDEDSKWFDDPDTPEIEKRGDMLAKSFRDAVKFLEKERGKNIDGWVWGEMFTLTLEHPFSKKVPLLKYFADIGPYPMSGGFIVPYATTPMLNDPYRPSGISQARHVIDCSDNRNSKVVSMPGISGNFMSPHYDDQFDMWYNFEFRTLMLYRNQVEKDAKYRLTMVPE; encoded by the coding sequence ATGAGATTCTTGAAATGGACATTGGCAATAATTCTGATTCTTTTGTTGGGCACAGTGGGAGTCTTTTTCGGCTATCTAAAATCCACGGTTGCCGACTATAACGGGGAGATTAAGGTCAAGGGGCTAAAAGAAAAGGTCGAGATCATCCGTGACTCCTACGGCGTCCCCCATATCTTTGCGGAAAACAACGAGGACGCTTATTTCGCCATAGGTTACGCGACGGCCCAGGACCGCCTCTTCCAGATGGAGATTATTAGGGCCGCCGGCAAGGGGAGGCTCTCCGAGATATTCGGAAAGGATATGGTCAAGGCGGATATACTTTACAGGACCGTCTTCTCGCCCTGCGACGTCAAGAAAGTCTACGAAGACATGTCTCCAGAGCCAAAGGCCGTCCTCGAAGCCTACGTAAAGGGGATCAACCACTACATCGAAAATATGGAGGAGCCGTTACCCTTCGAGTTTCTCCTCCTCAACCACAAGCCGGGACCTTGGAAGCCGGAGGATGTGATCTCGATCACCGTTTTTAACAGCTGGTTTTTCTCTTCCTCCTTTAAAAGGGATCTAATGTACGCTACATTCATAGACCACGTGGGAGATGAGATGGCATCAGAGATATTCCCGCCGAACAGGGAATATGAATTGGATTATTACAATCCATCGAAAACCGCCCTTTACGATAAAGAGGGGGGGATATATGAAAACAGCCCGGCGCTGGCCGGTGGTTACGACGATGACACCTCCCTAAAGCTCCTTAACGTCATGGGCGAAGCCGAAACGAAGTTGACGGAGATAGGTCTTTCACCTATAACTGAGGCCTGCAATAACTTCGGCATATCCGGCGAAAAGTCAAAGACCGGGATGCCTATCTTGGCCCACGACTGTCACATACCAAAGAGTATACCCAGTATGTTTTACGAGTGTCACATGGTAACCCCGACTACCAATATCTCCGGTCAAGTATCCGTTGGACTGCCGGTTTTTTGGAGCGGGCAAATCGAAACCGCCGGATGGGTGTATACCGGCGCTTTTGTTGACGAACTCGACTTCTACATTGAAAGGGTAAATCCCGAAAACAGAGACCAGTATCTCTATAAGGGCAAATGGGAAGACATGGAGATCAAAAAGGAGATAATAAAGGTCAAGGGGGGTAAAGACGTTGAGCTGAATGTAAGGCTGACGGTTCACGGGCCGGTCGTCGACGACATCATCGCCGATGCGGTAAAGGGGGTCGTTTCCAAGGATGAACTCCTCTCTATGCGCTGGGCCGGGACCGATATCACAAACCAGTTTGAAGTGGCCTATCTTGTTACCGAAAAGATGAATGACGTAGACAGCTTCATAAAGGGCTTCGGTGACTGGGGCTTTCCCGCCGCACATATGATTGTCGGCGACAGCAACGGGGACCTCGGCTACATTCTCGGCGCCGGAATACCGATAAGGATGGGATTTAGCGGGAGCCTGCCCATGCCCGGTTGGACTGGTGAATATGAGTGGCAGGGATATGTTTCCCCGGATAAAAAACCGATCGTCAAAAATCCAAAGAAGGGATTTATCAACTCCTCCAACTCCCGCTACCCCGTGCCGGTGGACTACCCATTTGAACTGGGCAACGTATGTTCGTCACATTACAGGGCGCTCAGGGTCAACGAGATAATCGAAGAGACGATTTCGGAGAAGGGCGGCTTCGGTATGGAGGATATAAACAAGGTTTACGGCGACGTCTACGTCGTCATGGGGAGGGACTTCGTTCCCCTGATAATAGAATCGCTGAAGGGGAAAGAACTCACCGACAATGAAAAGAGGGCACTTGAGGAGCTTTCAAGCTGGGACTATATGTCCGACAAGGGTGAGATCGCCCCGGCGATCTTCCAGGCGACCCTCGTCCATATGGTAAAAAACAGTTTCTCGAACCGGCTGGGGGATGACCTCTACAACGAGTTTATCAAGGTGAACTCCAATGTCTTCAAGGGATTGGGCAATATAATGAAAGACGAAGACTCGAAATGGTTCGACGATCCCGACACGCCTGAGATAGAAAAGAGGGGCGACATGCTCGCCAAGAGCTTCAGGGACGCCGTTAAGTTTCTCGAAAAGGAGCGCGGCAAAAACATAGACGGCTGGGTCTGGGGGGAGATGTTCACGCTGACCCTCGAGCACCCCTTCAGCAAGAAAGTGCCCCTCCTCAAATATTTCGCCGACATAGGGCCGTATCCGATGAGCGGGGGATTTATCGTGCCCTATGCCACAACGCCCATGCTTAACGATCCTTACAGACCATCAGGCATATCCCAGGCAAGGCACGTCATAGACTGCTCCGACAACAGGAACTCAAAGGTAGTCTCCATGCCGGGTATCTCCGGCAACTTCATGAGCCCCCACTACGACGACCAGTTCGATATGTGGTACAATTTCGAGTTCAGGACCCTGATGCTTTACAGAAATCAGGTGGAGAAGGATGCTAAATACAGGCTGACAATGGTGCCGGAGTGA
- a CDS encoding response regulator, with amino-acid sequence MDDVKEKIPQIEGHFTALSMISLVQGISGNKKMLIILYSKDGKEGKLYFDSSRIVGASLGDTFRGEKAFFRLIEWENARFQAFEVNKIKPENNNIKMELSHLLLEGLRQKDEKEKIKERILPIYKIKRAEGSFDLSSRERDLWEIINPRGSFVIDLVNATSITDFEAYEALTSLMLKKALQFVKIKTLVIDDSAFMIKILKDILEGIYRDTMAIKTLENGADAIRAINSSDPEAVPDLIFTDILMEGTGGMEVIKAARERDKPINTIAVTTLQREMRDILKAGANYLHKDWITNDDIEDIVKDLVERTISGELSVIGGSLESKKKA; translated from the coding sequence ATGGATGATGTTAAGGAAAAAATCCCTCAGATCGAAGGCCATTTCACGGCGTTGTCTATGATAAGCCTGGTGCAGGGTATCTCCGGCAATAAAAAGATGTTGATAATCCTTTATTCCAAAGATGGGAAAGAGGGCAAGCTTTATTTCGATAGCTCAAGGATAGTGGGGGCAAGCCTTGGAGATACGTTCAGGGGGGAGAAGGCCTTCTTCAGGCTGATCGAGTGGGAGAACGCGCGTTTTCAGGCCTTTGAGGTGAATAAAATAAAGCCTGAAAACAATAATATCAAGATGGAGCTTTCACATCTGCTCCTGGAGGGACTCCGGCAGAAGGATGAGAAGGAGAAGATCAAGGAGCGTATTCTGCCCATTTACAAGATAAAGCGGGCCGAGGGGTCTTTTGATCTGTCGTCAAGGGAAAGGGATTTGTGGGAGATCATTAATCCACGAGGGAGCTTTGTCATTGATCTGGTTAACGCCACGTCCATAACCGATTTCGAAGCCTACGAGGCACTGACGTCTCTGATGTTGAAAAAGGCGCTCCAGTTTGTAAAGATCAAGACTCTCGTGATCGACGACAGCGCCTTCATGATAAAGATACTCAAGGATATACTTGAAGGTATTTACAGAGACACAATGGCGATAAAGACGCTGGAAAACGGGGCCGACGCAATAAGGGCGATAAACTCCTCCGACCCCGAGGCCGTCCCCGATCTCATCTTCACCGATATACTTATGGAGGGAACCGGCGGGATGGAGGTAATAAAGGCCGCGAGGGAAAGGGACAAGCCGATAAACACCATTGCGGTGACCACGCTCCAGAGGGAGATGAGGGACATCCTGAAGGCAGGCGCGAATTACCTCCACAAGGACTGGATTACCAATGACGACATAGAGGATATTGTCAAGGATCTGGTCGAGAGGACCATCTCCGGGGAGCTGTCCGTTATCGGCGGGAGCCTCGAAAGTAAAAAAAAAGCATGA
- a CDS encoding NAD(+)/NADH kinase produces the protein MKKIGIVAKKNKPEAIDTVRGLIPFLKDRGIETILDNETASLTGESSSFNIEDVPKSSDLIIVLGGDGTLLYAARLVGKSEIPILGVNLGSLGFLTEIALEELNETIEKVISGDFRIEERMMLKAEIPTADGKKSEYSVLNDVVINKGVLARIINLEVMVNGAYLTTYNADGLIVSTPTGSTGYSLSAGGPVVHPTLSAIIINPICPHTLTNRPILVPEESKIEIRLLSGDGTVYVTLDGQVGVDFPEGRTITVSKSKRKVRLIEPPERDYYDVLRTKLRWGGVR, from the coding sequence ATAAAGAAAATTGGGATCGTCGCGAAGAAAAACAAGCCCGAGGCGATCGACACGGTAAGGGGGCTGATCCCGTTCTTGAAGGATAGGGGAATCGAGACGATCCTCGACAATGAGACCGCAAGCCTCACGGGGGAGAGCTCGTCTTTCAACATCGAGGACGTCCCGAAGAGCTCCGACCTTATCATAGTCCTCGGCGGCGACGGGACCCTCCTTTACGCTGCGAGGCTGGTTGGGAAAAGCGAGATACCGATCCTCGGAGTCAACCTCGGAAGCCTCGGCTTCCTTACCGAGATAGCCCTGGAGGAGCTGAATGAGACGATCGAGAAGGTCATTTCCGGCGACTTCAGGATAGAAGAGAGGATGATGCTGAAGGCCGAGATTCCAACGGCCGACGGAAAGAAGTCGGAATACTCGGTCTTAAACGACGTCGTGATAAACAAGGGCGTCCTTGCGAGGATCATAAACCTCGAGGTCATGGTGAACGGGGCGTACCTGACGACGTACAACGCCGACGGCCTTATAGTGTCAACCCCAACGGGATCGACGGGCTACTCCCTCTCCGCGGGGGGGCCTGTTGTGCACCCGACGTTGTCTGCCATCATTATCAACCCGATCTGCCCCCACACCCTGACGAACAGGCCAATTCTCGTCCCGGAGGAATCGAAGATCGAGATAAGGCTGCTGTCCGGCGACGGCACCGTCTACGTGACCCTCGACGGACAGGTCGGGGTGGATTTCCCGGAGGGAAGAACCATTACGGTATCAAAGTCGAAGAGGAAGGTGCGCCTCATCGAGCCGCCGGAGAGGGATTACTACGACGTTCTGCGAACGAAACTGAGGTGGGGCGGGGTGAGATAA
- a CDS encoding YfcE family phosphodiesterase: protein MKIGVISDTHGNVKRASLIIEKVLPLDLLLHLGDHAGDLIALNDRFDLRSIGILGNEDKTAPPYFGSDTLTSRDISVDSADNRDGKTNGLTGIESFSNEIFFTVRGIKIYATHGHTFDINPYYGEDKWRKRLKALAVRAKKEGARAVLFGHTHRPFLEVVGGVLAMNPGDVYPGAEWGHIGTIEVSDREIRAEIRRFNERRGFECLSELIFRV from the coding sequence ATGAAGATCGGCGTTATATCGGACACTCACGGAAACGTTAAGAGGGCGTCCCTAATTATCGAAAAAGTCCTCCCCCTCGATCTCCTTCTTCATCTCGGCGACCACGCCGGAGACCTCATCGCCCTGAACGATAGGTTCGACTTAAGATCGATCGGTATCCTCGGAAACGAGGACAAGACGGCCCCCCCCTATTTCGGCTCAGACACCTTGACATCTCGGGACATCAGCGTAGATTCTGCGGACAACCGGGACGGAAAAACCAATGGCTTGACCGGAATCGAGTCCTTTTCAAACGAGATTTTTTTCACCGTCCGGGGGATAAAAATCTATGCAACACACGGTCACACCTTCGACATAAATCCCTACTACGGGGAGGATAAGTGGAGGAAGAGGCTGAAAGCCCTCGCGGTGAGGGCGAAAAAGGAGGGGGCAAGGGCGGTCCTCTTTGGCCACACCCACAGGCCCTTCCTGGAGGTCGTCGGCGGCGTTCTGGCCATGAATCCCGGAGACGTCTACCCCGGGGCGGAGTGGGGGCACATCGGGACAATCGAGGTGTCGGACAGGGAAATCAGGGCGGAAATCCGCCGCTTTAACGAAAGGCGCGGCTTCGAGTGCCTCTCCGAATTAATTTTCAGGGTATAG